The following are from one region of the Paenibacillus sp. KS-LC4 genome:
- a CDS encoding TetR/AcrR family transcriptional regulator: MNKKTDLRIIRSKHSIKKAFIELLNEKGYEGITIQDIADKAMINRNTFYLHYQNKPDLLNSSMDELIEELKSTLKRCSSSKSPVSGSMLEQLMQTILEKIKDNIPFYKALLLDENRIYGFQSKMEGIIKNTVEDGLDNTPLKISKELLLQYIASTFMGIVIWWVKNDFSYTPNELASQFGKILTHGHFKAAGISIDD, encoded by the coding sequence ATGAACAAAAAAACTGATTTGCGTATCATTCGCTCCAAACATTCGATAAAAAAGGCGTTTATAGAACTGCTTAATGAAAAGGGATACGAAGGGATTACGATCCAAGATATTGCCGATAAGGCGATGATTAACCGGAATACATTTTACCTTCATTATCAGAACAAACCCGATTTGTTAAATTCATCTATGGACGAATTAATAGAAGAACTAAAGAGTACACTCAAGCGTTGTTCGAGCAGTAAATCTCCTGTAAGTGGCTCTATGCTTGAACAACTAATGCAGACAATACTGGAAAAAATTAAGGACAATATTCCTTTTTACAAAGCATTGCTACTTGATGAAAATAGAATTTATGGTTTTCAATCAAAAATGGAGGGGATAATAAAAAATACAGTGGAAGATGGCTTGGATAATACTCCATTGAAGATTTCAAAGGAATTATTGCTCCAATATATCGCATCTACTTTTATGGGCATTGTAATATGGTGGGTTAAAAATGATTTTTCTTATACTCCAAATGAACTCGCTTCTCAATTCGGAAAAATCCTAACTCATGGACACTTCAAAGCTGCAGGTATTTCTATTGATGATTAA
- a CDS encoding YqzM family protein, translated as MENVRDPREHYNEEPRHDLMDVMFGFGGMLGLMTVMFAAAVIVKFIIS; from the coding sequence ATGGAGAACGTTAGAGACCCGCGCGAGCATTATAACGAAGAACCGCGCCACGACCTGATGGATGTAATGTTCGGCTTCGGCGGCATGCTCGGTCTAATGACTGTCATGTTTGCAGCAGCTGTAATCGTGAAATTTATCATATCGTAG
- the uvrC gene encoding excinuclease ABC subunit UvrC, which produces MNRNEEKQAVSPAEAAELIRHKLALLPDQPGCYLMKNSEGTIIYVGKAKILKNRVRSYFNGSHNGKTQRLVAEIRDFDFILTKSNMEALILECNLIKQYHPRYNVLLKDDKSFPYIKITHEQHPKLEVTRRMAKDKGKYFGPYPNAYAAQQTKKLLDRLYPLRKCKTLPDKVCLYYHMGQCIAPCEYDIEPGTYEAMVQEITRFLNGGHDVVRTDLQHKMEAAAEQLEFERAKEYRDQIIAIDAVMEKQKITMSDAMDRDIFGYAVEKGWMCVQILYMRQGKLIERHGTTFPYYGEEYDDFMTFVTQYYSENPALPKQILLPFAPEQAEAPQLQEKELSVAEEAAAALHHWLKVKVLLPQRGRKSEVVSMATENAKVALADKFRLIERDEERSVKAAAGLAEWLGLPQATRIEAFDNSNIQGTNPVSAMVVFIDGKPDRKEYRKYKVKTVVGPDDYETMREVIRRRYERVLKDQLAAPDLIVVDGGKGQISAAIDVLQNELNLFIPVCGLVKDAKHRTAQLMTGDPAEIIPLPRDSQEFYLLQRIQDEVHRFAITFHREQRGKSMVVSQLDAIPGIGEKRRKLLLKHFGSIKKIKEATVEDFRPLSIGDKLAAQIIAALGEEASP; this is translated from the coding sequence ATGAATCGGAATGAGGAGAAACAGGCGGTCAGCCCGGCTGAGGCGGCGGAGCTCATTCGTCATAAGCTGGCGCTGCTGCCGGATCAGCCCGGCTGCTATTTGATGAAAAACAGCGAAGGCACAATCATATACGTCGGCAAAGCCAAAATTTTAAAAAATCGCGTCCGCTCGTATTTCAACGGCTCTCATAATGGGAAGACGCAGCGCCTCGTTGCGGAAATCCGCGATTTTGATTTTATATTGACGAAGAGCAACATGGAGGCGCTCATTCTCGAGTGCAATCTCATTAAGCAATATCATCCGCGCTATAATGTTTTGCTGAAGGATGACAAATCCTTTCCTTATATAAAAATTACGCATGAGCAGCACCCAAAGCTCGAGGTAACCCGCAGGATGGCTAAGGATAAGGGGAAATATTTCGGCCCTTATCCGAATGCGTATGCAGCCCAGCAGACGAAGAAGCTGCTGGACCGGCTGTATCCGCTGCGTAAATGCAAGACGCTGCCCGACAAGGTATGTCTGTATTATCATATGGGGCAATGCATTGCGCCTTGTGAATACGACATTGAGCCGGGCACCTATGAGGCGATGGTTCAGGAAATTACCCGTTTTCTGAATGGCGGCCATGATGTGGTGCGAACGGATTTACAGCACAAAATGGAAGCTGCTGCCGAGCAGCTTGAATTCGAGCGGGCGAAGGAATACCGCGATCAGATTATTGCCATTGATGCGGTGATGGAGAAGCAGAAAATTACGATGTCGGACGCCATGGACCGCGATATTTTCGGCTATGCCGTCGAGAAGGGCTGGATGTGCGTCCAGATTCTCTATATGCGCCAAGGCAAGCTTATTGAGCGCCATGGAACAACCTTTCCTTATTACGGCGAAGAATACGATGATTTTATGACCTTCGTCACTCAATATTATAGTGAAAACCCGGCGCTGCCGAAGCAGATTTTGCTGCCATTTGCACCAGAGCAAGCGGAAGCCCCGCAGCTACAAGAGAAGGAGCTGTCCGTTGCCGAGGAGGCCGCTGCGGCGCTGCACCACTGGCTGAAGGTCAAGGTGCTGCTGCCGCAGCGCGGACGCAAGAGTGAGGTCGTCTCGATGGCGACGGAGAACGCCAAGGTTGCGCTTGCCGACAAGTTTCGGCTCATTGAGCGGGACGAGGAGCGCAGCGTCAAGGCGGCGGCAGGGCTTGCCGAATGGCTCGGCTTGCCGCAGGCGACCCGAATTGAGGCGTTTGACAATTCCAACATTCAAGGGACGAATCCAGTATCAGCCATGGTCGTATTTATTGACGGCAAGCCGGACCGCAAGGAATATCGCAAATACAAGGTCAAGACGGTCGTTGGACCAGATGATTACGAGACGATGCGCGAGGTCATACGCAGACGCTATGAGCGGGTGTTGAAGGATCAGCTGGCAGCGCCGGATCTCATTGTCGTCGATGGCGGCAAAGGGCAAATTTCCGCAGCGATTGACGTGCTGCAAAATGAGCTGAACCTGTTTATCCCGGTATGCGGCCTCGTCAAAGATGCCAAGCACCGAACGGCTCAGCTTATGACCGGCGATCCTGCCGAAATTATTCCTCTGCCGCGCGACAGCCAAGAGTTTTATTTGCTGCAGCGCATACAAGACGAGGTTCACCGCTTTGCGATTACGTTCCACCGCGAGCAGCGCGGCAAGTCGATGGTCGTCTCTCAGCTCGATGCCATTCCGGGCATAGGCGAGAAGCGGCGCAAGCTGCTGCTGAAGCATTTTGGCTCCATCAAAAAAATAAAAGAGGCCACGGTGGAAGATTTCCGGCCTCTTTCAATAGGAGATAAGCTTGCCGCACAAATTATTGCGGCATTGGGGGAGGAGGCGTCGCCGTAA